The Synchiropus splendidus isolate RoL2022-P1 chromosome 1, RoL_Sspl_1.0, whole genome shotgun sequence genome includes a window with the following:
- the ctdsp1 gene encoding carboxy-terminal domain RNA polymerase II polypeptide A small phosphatase 1 isoform X1, producing MDNPSSVITQVSRDEEGSTTSTDRGTSPTLSTKKPRSRGFFSIFSCCLCRDQQEPPPVNNNAPLLVEENGTVSKIQVKPLLPPAKSKDSGKICLVIDLDETLVHSSFKPVNNADFIIPVEIDGTVHQVYVLKRPHVDEFLKRMGELFECVLFTASLAKYADPVSDLLDKWGTFRCRLFRESCVFHQKNYVKDLSRLGRDLNKVIILDNSPASYIFHPDNAVPVASWFDDMSDTELLDLIPFLESLSKVDNVCTVLKQQATSS from the exons ATGGACAATCCGTCCTCAGTTATCACCCAAGTCAGCCGGGATGAAGAGGGCAGCACGACTTCAACCGACAGGG GTACCTCACCCACTCTGTCCACTAAGAAGCCACGAAGTAGAGGTTTCTTCTCCATATTctcctgctgtctgtgccgtGACCAACAGGAGCCTCCACCTGTTAACAACAATGCCCCCCTGCTTGTGGAGGAGAATGGAACAGTCTCTAAG ATACAGGTGAAGCCATTGTTGCCCCCTGCCAAGTCAAAAGACTCTGGAAAGATCTGTTTGGTTATAGATCTGGATGAGACATTAGTTCACAGCTCTTTTAAG CCAGTGAATAACGCCGACTTCATCATTCCTGTGGAAATAGATGGAACAGTACACCAG GTGTATGTCCTGAAACGGCCTCACGTGGACGAATTTTTGAAGAGGATGGGAGAATTATTCGAGTGTGTTCTTTTCACTGCCAGTTTAGCCAAG TATGCTGACCCCGTCTCAGACCTCCTCGACAAGTGGGGCACATTTCGCTGTCGCCTGTTCCGTGAGTCCTGTGTGTTCCACCAAAAGAACTATGTGAAGGATTTGAGTCGCCTGGGCAGAGACCTTAACAAGGTCATCATCCTGGACAATTCCCCCGCCTCCTACATCTTCCATCCTGACAATGCT GTACCTGTGGCGTCATGGTTCGACGACATGTCCGACACAGAGCTGCTGGACCTCATCCCCTTTTTAGAAAGTCTGAGCAAAGTGGACAACGTGTGCACAGTCCTCAAACAGCAGGCCACCTCCAGCTAA
- the ctdsp1 gene encoding carboxy-terminal domain RNA polymerase II polypeptide A small phosphatase 1 isoform X2: MDNPSSVITQVSRDEEGSTTSTDRGTSPTLSTKKPRSRGFFSIFSCCLCRDQQEPPPVNNNAPLLVEENGTVSKVKPLLPPAKSKDSGKICLVIDLDETLVHSSFKPVNNADFIIPVEIDGTVHQVYVLKRPHVDEFLKRMGELFECVLFTASLAKYADPVSDLLDKWGTFRCRLFRESCVFHQKNYVKDLSRLGRDLNKVIILDNSPASYIFHPDNAVPVASWFDDMSDTELLDLIPFLESLSKVDNVCTVLKQQATSS, from the exons ATGGACAATCCGTCCTCAGTTATCACCCAAGTCAGCCGGGATGAAGAGGGCAGCACGACTTCAACCGACAGGG GTACCTCACCCACTCTGTCCACTAAGAAGCCACGAAGTAGAGGTTTCTTCTCCATATTctcctgctgtctgtgccgtGACCAACAGGAGCCTCCACCTGTTAACAACAATGCCCCCCTGCTTGTGGAGGAGAATGGAACAGTCTCTAAG GTGAAGCCATTGTTGCCCCCTGCCAAGTCAAAAGACTCTGGAAAGATCTGTTTGGTTATAGATCTGGATGAGACATTAGTTCACAGCTCTTTTAAG CCAGTGAATAACGCCGACTTCATCATTCCTGTGGAAATAGATGGAACAGTACACCAG GTGTATGTCCTGAAACGGCCTCACGTGGACGAATTTTTGAAGAGGATGGGAGAATTATTCGAGTGTGTTCTTTTCACTGCCAGTTTAGCCAAG TATGCTGACCCCGTCTCAGACCTCCTCGACAAGTGGGGCACATTTCGCTGTCGCCTGTTCCGTGAGTCCTGTGTGTTCCACCAAAAGAACTATGTGAAGGATTTGAGTCGCCTGGGCAGAGACCTTAACAAGGTCATCATCCTGGACAATTCCCCCGCCTCCTACATCTTCCATCCTGACAATGCT GTACCTGTGGCGTCATGGTTCGACGACATGTCCGACACAGAGCTGCTGGACCTCATCCCCTTTTTAGAAAGTCTGAGCAAAGTGGACAACGTGTGCACAGTCCTCAAACAGCAGGCCACCTCCAGCTAA